The Vigna angularis cultivar LongXiaoDou No.4 chromosome 9, ASM1680809v1, whole genome shotgun sequence DNA window GACGCTTGAACCAAGGTGTGCAGTTTGGATGTGCAGCACGGTGATAGTGTTGATTGTGTGGTGCAGGGGTGTTATGGGTGGAAGAGTGGCCCACGACTATTGGATGAAtgtcttttatttatcttttagcATGAGATAACTTAGGAGCAGCAAGGAGGCGAGGCAACGTTGGGTGTGTGCAGAGAAGTCACGTCCAGAGGTGCTGCACCGAGAATGATGGGAAGCTATGGCATGATGCATTAAATTTTGACCTTGAAAGAAGTGTGTACACCTTGAAGGAGGCACATGCACGTTTCAAAATATCAGTTTACTACTCCCAATATCccttttcttatatatatatatatatatatatatatatatatatatatatatatatatatatatatatatatatatatatatatatatatatatatatatataggtaaaGTTCAACAAAATTTGAACTGATGAAAGAAAAGGTTCTTAACAAAGTAATAACAAACCTGGTACTTTGTCTTGTATACACGAACAGCTGCTGCATGAGTAAGAAGTTGGTTGTGTGAAACTATATAGGGCTCTGTACCAGAATCCCCTCCAACGCAATTTGGATTTACCCAACTAGAACAACGTCCTGGTGCCATTGTTCCATTTGCATAGCCATTAATGCTGTAAGTCCATGGCTCGTTCAGTGTAACCCAATGCTTAACTCTATCTCCAAATGCCTTGAAGCAAACGTCAGCATAATCCCGAAAATCCTTGCTGAAGATTGATACAGGTGTTTGATCAACAAAACTAGCTATTGAATTTTCCAAGAGTAAAGTAATTAATACTTTGGAATCAAAACTCACATTATGAGAGGACTTAGGAAGCCACCGTATTCAtcttctaaagtttggggaagATCCCAATGGAAAAGAGTTACCAGTGGTTTTATACCTACAAATGTTCATATTTAATTGTCATATACCACCATTGATAACAGAAAAATGTGATGAGATAAAAGAAATCTGAGTTTGAACCTTACCATTAGCCAATAGTTCGTTGATGACATTGTTGTAGTAGTCAATTCCTTCTTGATTTATACCTCCACTTAACTTTCCATCTGCAATGAATGCATTGTTTGTAAAAAtcaacttttatattttcaaaagtcaaatttaatctaaaatcaTCATTGTTCAGCATTTGACTTACTTGGTAGAATCCTGGACCAAGAAATCAAGAATCTGTATGAATCCAAGTTCATATTCTTCATAAATTTAGCATCTTCCtgtaaatttatgtataatgtatatgttattatattgCATCAAcgattaaaatagaataaactaaaaacaaacacaatacTCAAGATATAGTAagaattaatttatcatatctTAAGAATGACTTAATAAATTACTACTTTGAAGAAATCATATACCTTATAACGGTGATATGTGTCTATAGCCACATCTCCATTGCTTTTGTCCAGTGTATCTTATCTGCAAGTCAATTCACACATTGTAAATTATATAACTCCTTTTAAGATATTAACCAAACCATAGATAAATATATCTgggaaacaaaatatataccTGGAAATTTATGGGTGAAAGTATCCCACACACTTGGTCCTCTACCACCTTCTTTTGCACCACCTTCGAACTATATTACATTTTACGATGAAAAGAATTGATTCCCTTCAAGCCATTACAAAAATTTATCCTAATTAAATGATGACTAGATGTAAAAGGAATCTGTCAAATTGATTCAATGACCGGAGCTTTGGAGGCCATTgcgaaaatttttattttagtattacaTCTATTCAgtatataaaactataataattaaatatatatctaattttttttatttaaatgtaataattatattattttattgtaaaatataaaaaagaaaaggaggtCTGACGCAAGGGTATCATACTGTTAAATAGGAGAAAACTGAAGCGTGAAAGACAACTGAATGTACATTTGATTCAATCAACACTGGAGCTGTTTTACAACCGAAAGAAAAACTTACTAAATCCCTAATTGATTGGAACTGCTCCTATAAAGTAGTTAGCCACTATCTGCAGAAACTTgaaataacacaaaataaaacagaaCAATAATAAAATCTGATAGACCCAGCTTCTAAATTGGTCGTGGTTGGCAAAACTGGAAGTAGGCAATGCtgactgaaaaataaataacaggCCATAATTTACATTGATGAGACACGTAAAAACCTCCAGAGCTTGTTCTTGGAGGACAACAGATTTATTAGAAAGCATTCAACCCTCTTCTGACTCTGCACATCAGAATAGATATCAGGCAAGCAtttgttagaaaaatataatgcaTACTTAACAAGGGGGCAACAAGTTGGGTACTATGGAATTTCAAGGCACTAACTATATaccagaaagaaaaaaagggttTAACACTTTACCATCAGTTTTCATACAATATGGAAAATAGAACCTTATCACGCGAGGAATTGCATAAATCGAAAAtggatgagagaaaaagaggATTAGGGTTTTTGCAATTCAAATATTTAGCTCAATGAGAATTAAACATTACTTACCAATTAACCATGGTACCAAGGCCGCACAATGATGGTTCGAATGAgggaaaattagggtttcaatgCGCGACCTACGAAAGCTCAACGAAAGAGAACCGAGGCTCCACAGAAGGGGAAGGAGGGCTCGACGAGAGAGAACCACGACCAGAACACTGATTTAGGAAGGGTTGAAgcgaaagagaaagaagaatagGTTTGGTGGTGGGAGTGCCTCGACCCTTTTTCCAAACAAGAAATGGTTGCAGCGCgagtgagaaaaaaagaaagggttgacgacttaaaataacttaattttatttatttattaattaattataaatctgtatataaaatccgtatataataaatccgtatataatatctgtatataaagaatccgtatataatatccgtatgtaacatttttattatatacggattcaaatccgtatataataatccgtatataaaatgcaattttcttgtagtgagcctaatcctaattactagttcacaatgtcttgtctccatagcaattaatcatgcattacattcgcacagaagcttaaaggcaaccgatcctcctattcctatgtctaggtaatattgcttctggGAGAATTtgcccagttctagatttccttATATGTGTCAatagtgacaaaatcaataatcatgcaattgaatgcgttaaacaaatcatgcataaagtatagaggaaaaaccctaacaattaatgaagtaaagcatatataatcaagaatcaattcaataatgAGAGtctcaaaggattacatcgtttccccaacaacaatggaggtttagttcaccatagacatggtgaaactagatgaaaataatgaaaagaatgaaagatagaaccctaaaatttgaagatcggagcttccgcatccaaaatccgcctccaaggggtggaaggAGTGTAATtttgcctctttctgtccaaagatatcaaccctaggtcgactaaacccttatatagtttattaaaattatagaaaattggCCCAAGCCCAAGTTAACGGTGCTCAGCGATGAAATGGCACTGAGCGGTGAGTGCGATACTCAGAATTAGCCCTCAGCGATGACGCTTAAGCGGGAGACAGTGTACTCAACAAGCAAGCTTGGCGCTCACGAtgaaatagcgctgagcggtgACTACGATACTTGAAAAGTgcacttttccttcctttcctgagtccaactccgtgctacttcaacttctttcatccaattcttCTAAATTCCtcccaaaacaaggaaaaccaagcataaaacccatccaactctcttatttccaaaacttaagcaaaatcatgatttcaagctagatTCTAAGTCATTAAGGGTGTTTtagatgtcaaaattaagtataaaaataacagtttttcaactgttatcaaccaCACTGCTTTGATTCAACTGTCttgtgttttgtgatgagtattgctttgtgatattctagtgtattgattgatgttgagatgatgcatgatgtttTGATATACAGGTGATGGCTCACAGTGTATGAAACCggtgcttgaggtaaaacttgattgagatactgagtAGGGTGTTTTTCTGAATTGTGGGACTTGTGAGTTTACCTATGTGAGAtttgggcttcagagtttttttttgaataattgctattactttggaagcatgaatgattttgcccaaattttctgtgattgaactacttgcttacaggtttcatatgatcaaggccatcttttgttgtcccttattcttttagccttCACATGAACGTTTGCCAACTGAAAAGAGAATAAATTGTTATAaactttgaaccttgagccttatgtatgtttgaaaaacctttttttttaaatctttaccTCGAGTTGAGTTGAGAACATTTGATGAGGTATTGacaaaggttcaagtttggggttgctggaaagattgagaaaggaaaaagaaaaaaaaaacattaagcTAAGCAGTGAGTACTTGaaaagcagaagaaaaagaaaaagaaaagaaaagaaaagctcaatgcaagggaaagctgggaaaaagaaagagtgtttgtgcttgaatgatgaaatcataaatgtctctcttgactcaaggattttgctgaccagaaaaaccaatttccttccTAGCTCAGCCATGTTACAAGCCAtaaaaagcccttgtgatgagaACTTGCTTGTGAGTTTGTTTGATTGTCGTTAattgaaaggcaaagttaatttgtgtgacattgtgatagtagagtgaaaaagacaccaacacctcactatacacctttgagttgagtgatacacttttgagtgcttgagtgatacacttttgagtgcttgagtgaaacactttacttggtgaggagtagttctttgaatttatgattacatctttgcttggttgattaaTCATTCTTAAGGATATCATCTGTTGAATtatatgagcatcacattgattttgattggaTTAAGGCATCTGCACATCTTGACTGACATCCTTATGCTaagttgataaaagtgatttcttgtcttggaagaaaaaggttttgaaaaatgttgaatCATTGTAGTAATTGTTCTGAAAAACTGAGTTACAatctgttttgcttgaggacaagcaaagttctaagtttgggtttgtgataacggttgaaaataccgttatctgtgatgtaattttgatactaaatgcacccttttctgcttagaaacttgcttgaaatcatgattttttgttaagttgtgtgaataagagagttgaggttgaacttaatgattttatgcctaaattcccttgttttagTAGGTTAATGAAgtgatttggaagaggagtcAAGGTATGAAGGAGTCGAAACTCAAGAAGCGAGCAGAactatagaaaaaaagaaaaaaacgcAATGCTGAAAAAATCTAcgaggcttgggcgcccctcaagGGGGCTTGAGCGCTAGAACTGCACTACACACCGCTTGGGCGCTCCTTTTGGGCGCTTAAGTGCAAGAAAGTATCGTTCGACGACCaggcgccccacttagggcgcttgagcgccagcgaCATGGGCCAGAccttgtttctgttttgattcgactctatttaaaggacccaaacgccctaggttttgtatctttggcagagggAGTGCAGCAGCACACTCTTTCAGTCTCTGGAGGCgaatttggatgcgggagcttccatcttctacttttagggtttttctatctcattcttctccattattcatctagtttcaccatgtctatggtgaactaaacactatttgttgttggggaatgatgtaaccttgtgaactctcatgtatttgaattgattcttaataatatatgttttttcattaattgttagagtaattcatctatTACAAcacttgctttgtttaactcattcaatagcatgatttatgaattggaTGAATGCTGGGAGGTTCCTTataattcaggttcttgttgaattactcccaagagtaatatttctcaaggatgaagGTATAAGTCTTGGTTGTCTTAAAggtcttgatcttcacatttaattactaggaattgCTTGAACTAGTGATTAAGGACAGACTtatttcgccgagggatcggggttaagtgatttagtgagtgacgttaacattaatgcataaagaagaattctttcATACATGAGAGTGAAATTGGTGACATCTAACCTCAACAAcctactcatctcatattaaaaacaacatttGTTCATCACTGTGCTATTATGCTATTGATCAAActa harbors:
- the LOC108347172 gene encoding cyanogenic beta-glucosidase-like isoform X1, with the translated sequence MKNMNLDSYRFLISWSRILPNGKLSGGINQEGIDYYNNVINELLANGIKPLVTLFHWDLPQTLEDEYGGFLSPLIIKDFRDYADVCFKAFGDRVKHWVTLNEPWTYSINGYANGTMAPGRCSSWVNPNCVGGDSGTEPYIVSHNQLLTHAAAVRVYKTKYQVYTLLSRSKFNASCHSFPSFSVQHLWT
- the LOC108347172 gene encoding cyanogenic beta-glucosidase-like isoform X2, whose translation is MKNMNLDSYRFLISWSRILPNGKLSGGINQEGIDYYNNVINELLANGIKPLVTLFHWDLPQTLEDEYGGFLSPLIIKDFRDYADVCFKAFGDRVKHWVTLNEPWTYSINGYANGTMAPGRCSSWVNPNCVGGDSGTEPYIVSHNQLLTHAAAVRVYKTKYQVGKAITKDDKAQT
- the LOC108347172 gene encoding cyanogenic beta-glucosidase-like isoform X3, encoding MKNMNLDSYRFLISWSRILPNGKLSGGINQEGIDYYNNVINELLANGIKPLVTLFHWDLPQTLEDEYGGFLSPLIIKDFRDYADVCFKAFGDRVKHWVTLNEPWTYSINGYANGTMAPGRCSSWVNPNCVGGDSGTEPYIVSHNQLLTHAAAVRVYKTKYQKKP